From Mya arenaria isolate MELC-2E11 chromosome 1, ASM2691426v1, a single genomic window includes:
- the LOC128236626 gene encoding RAB6A-GEF complex partner protein 2-like, whose translation MTIEVTALLKRGTVFLAGETLHCDITFKNVGPVQEGPDSLSWASAQINCQCSVSESRVFLPRMHQLSSEDISTSSDTSFVPSKGERGLTVLSTKPRILFCDLRIDPGQSKTFTYSEIIPVDAPPSFRGQAVKYSYKLTLGTQRLNHPTKLLRIPFRVLVLHGLNDLSVYLDPEEVQPSNPFLLSKKEDTVMDVALHILETVTARKGPHSYNITNTRGRVARCILFKTAFKLGEDIIGIMDFSDTTVPCVQYCVTLQSEETISEECRKKNTQGSSLTSYVRHQDMCLHTLKSHFSIPVPLTATPCFITDIVCQRWRLHFEFVTSNDAMQGETRTNEDGSTSWRGPASMNVETMVWDLPVKIFPSNPVHASSVTLLKLLHTVNV comes from the exons ATGACGATTGAAGTTACTGCCCTCTTGAAGCGAGGTACAGTGTTCCTGGCTGGAGAAACTCTGCACTGTGAtatcacatttaaaaatgttgggCCAGTACA AGAAGGCCCAGACAGTCTGTCGTGGGCAAGTGCTCAAATCAACTGCCAGTGTTCTGTCAGTGAGAGTCGAGTTTTCCTTCCCAGGATGCACCAGCTGTCTTCAGAAGACATCTCAACCTCAA gTGACACATCATTTGTTCCCAGCAAAGGCGAGCGAGGACTGACAGTGCTGTCAACGAAGCCTAGAATACTCTTTTGTGACTTGCGAATAGATCCAGGCCAGTCAAAAACCT TTACATACAGTGAGATAATACCTGTCGATGCCCCACCCTCCTTTAGGGGCCAGGCGGTGAAGTATTCCTATAAGCTGACCCTGGGGACACAGAGACTCAACCACCCTACCAAACTGCTCAGAATACCGTTCAGGGTCCTGGTGCTACATG GCCTCAATGACCTATCGGTGTACCTTGACCCGGAAGAGGTTCAGCCTTCAAATCCGTTCTTGCTTTCAAAGAAAGAGGATACAGTCATGGATGTGGCTTTACATATTCTGGAGACTGTCACAGCCAGGAAGGGACCCC ATTCCTACAACATCACAAACACCCGTGGTCGTGTTGCACGATGTATTCTGTTTAAGACGGCCTTCAAGCTTGGAGAGGATATCATAGGAATCATGGATTTCTCAGATACCACAGTGCCATGTGTTCAG TATTGCGTAACATTACAAAGTGAAGAGACAATCTCAGAGGAGTGTCGAAAGAAGAACACACAGGGTAGTTCGTTGACGTCGTATGTGCGACACCAGGACATGTGTTTACACACGCTCAAGTCTCACTTCAGTATACCAGTCCCCCTGACTGCGACACCATGCTTTATAACTGATATAG TATGTCAGAGATGGCGCCTACACTTTGAGTTTGTTACCTCGAACGATGCGATGCAGGGGGAAACCCGTACCAACGAGGACGGTAGTACATCATGGAGGGGACCAGCCAGTATGAATGTGGAAACTATGGTCTGGGACCTCCCTGTGAAGATATTCCCCTCCAACCCTGTACATGCGTCCAGCGTGACGCTGCTGAAATTGCTACACACCGTAAATGTGTGA